Proteins encoded together in one Marispirochaeta sp. window:
- the feoB gene encoding Fe(2+) transporter permease subunit FeoB produces the protein MSATLTRMKTIALAGNPNCGKTTIFNALTGSSAKVGNWPGVTVERREGRLKGSSTETAVVDLPGIYSLSAESEDEQVARDFIISGSVDLVISIVDAANLERNLYLTSTILESGIPTIVALNMMDSAKKNGLTIDIEKLSRDLGCPVIPLSAVQPESVKNFRKKLEALLSSEVPAPSPLIRYSPEIESCIGDWSSKLSGPASELGVADRFIAIALLEEDPFITEHFGMVVGKQAIEKSIANISGTADTTVDMLIADNRYSWIQSICAVVVSRKNEGPQKGSRGGLDAILLHRFLGIPIFLGVMYLVFWFTMAIGGAFIDFFDILFGGIFVDGLGTLMAGIGSPEWLIAIIAGGIGGGIQTVSTFVPIIFTMFVMLAILEDSGYMARAAFVMDKAMRAIGLPGKAFVPMLVGFGCTVPAIMATRTLESKRDRFMTIFMSPFMSCGARLPVYALFTAAFFGAMAGGVVFSIYLVGIVLAILTGLLLKHTLFKGTHSPFVMELPAYHAPRFGHIMRSAWLRLKIYMFRAGKVIILVVLVLAVLNSWGTDGTFGNEDSEESVLSVIGKTITPVFTPMGIEQENWPATVSLFTGLFAKEAVVGTLNALYAQEAVGEEAGEEEAWSLASITAESFTSIAENLAGVFGGLLDPLGLGLISGDEAATSEELETDDSVFAGLRNNFTPVSAYAYLLFILIYFPCVAALGAAVQETGKGYGTVLVTYLTLLAWIISTLVYQLFEGHGITWIIVALILLGGIFASFSLMGRGRERVTYPG, from the coding sequence ATGAGTGCCACACTGACACGCATGAAGACAATCGCCCTGGCGGGTAACCCCAACTGCGGCAAGACAACGATTTTTAACGCCCTGACCGGCTCCAGCGCCAAGGTGGGAAACTGGCCGGGAGTTACCGTGGAACGCCGGGAAGGAAGACTTAAAGGAAGCAGCACAGAAACGGCCGTTGTAGACCTTCCGGGAATCTACTCCCTCTCCGCTGAATCCGAAGACGAACAGGTAGCCAGAGACTTTATTATCAGCGGCAGCGTGGACCTGGTCATCAGTATAGTAGATGCCGCCAATCTTGAGCGTAACCTGTATCTTACCTCAACAATCCTGGAAAGCGGGATTCCCACCATTGTGGCCCTGAACATGATGGACTCCGCGAAAAAGAACGGTCTTACAATCGATATAGAGAAACTGTCCCGGGATCTCGGATGTCCGGTGATACCTCTTTCGGCTGTACAACCAGAAAGTGTAAAGAACTTCAGGAAAAAACTCGAAGCCCTGTTAAGCAGCGAAGTTCCCGCCCCCTCCCCTTTGATCCGGTACAGTCCGGAAATTGAAAGTTGTATTGGAGACTGGTCCAGCAAGCTCTCTGGTCCCGCATCGGAACTGGGAGTTGCCGACCGTTTTATTGCCATTGCCCTCCTGGAAGAAGACCCCTTTATCACCGAGCATTTCGGCATGGTTGTCGGAAAACAGGCAATCGAAAAGTCCATCGCAAACATCAGCGGTACCGCGGACACTACTGTTGACATGCTGATTGCCGACAACCGCTACTCCTGGATACAGAGCATTTGTGCCGTTGTTGTCTCCCGCAAAAATGAAGGCCCGCAGAAGGGATCCCGGGGAGGCCTGGATGCCATACTGCTGCATCGTTTTCTCGGGATTCCGATCTTCCTCGGGGTCATGTACCTTGTGTTCTGGTTCACCATGGCCATCGGCGGAGCCTTCATTGACTTCTTCGACATTCTCTTCGGCGGAATTTTTGTAGACGGGCTGGGCACCCTGATGGCCGGCATTGGCAGCCCCGAATGGCTTATCGCCATAATTGCAGGAGGTATCGGCGGCGGGATACAGACCGTCTCTACCTTTGTTCCGATTATCTTTACCATGTTCGTCATGCTCGCGATACTTGAGGATTCGGGATACATGGCCCGGGCAGCCTTCGTTATGGACAAGGCCATGCGGGCGATAGGTCTGCCGGGAAAGGCTTTTGTTCCCATGCTGGTCGGCTTCGGCTGTACCGTGCCAGCAATTATGGCCACCCGTACTTTGGAGTCCAAACGAGACCGCTTTATGACCATTTTTATGTCCCCCTTTATGTCCTGTGGGGCGCGGCTCCCGGTATACGCGTTGTTTACCGCCGCGTTCTTCGGCGCCATGGCAGGAGGAGTGGTATTCTCCATCTATCTCGTGGGAATTGTTCTGGCTATTTTAACCGGGCTTCTTTTAAAACATACCCTATTCAAAGGTACTCATAGTCCCTTCGTTATGGAGCTGCCGGCATACCATGCCCCAAGATTCGGTCATATTATGAGAAGCGCCTGGCTTCGACTGAAAATTTACATGTTCCGTGCAGGTAAGGTAATCATTCTCGTTGTGCTTGTACTTGCAGTACTCAATTCATGGGGAACCGACGGCACTTTCGGCAACGAAGATTCGGAGGAGTCGGTACTCTCCGTTATCGGAAAAACGATTACCCCTGTCTTTACCCCCATGGGGATAGAACAGGAGAACTGGCCGGCAACGGTGAGTCTCTTTACCGGACTCTTCGCCAAGGAAGCGGTCGTGGGAACCCTCAATGCCCTCTATGCCCAGGAAGCGGTTGGAGAGGAAGCCGGAGAAGAGGAGGCCTGGAGCCTGGCTTCCATTACCGCAGAATCCTTTACTAGCATTGCCGAAAACCTTGCAGGAGTATTTGGCGGACTGCTGGATCCCCTTGGACTGGGTCTTATATCGGGCGACGAGGCTGCTACTTCCGAAGAACTCGAAACCGATGACAGCGTTTTTGCCGGTCTCCGGAACAACTTCACTCCAGTGAGCGCCTACGCATACCTGCTCTTTATTCTGATCTACTTCCCCTGCGTCGCTGCTCTCGGTGCTGCTGTCCAGGAAACGGGAAAAGGTTACGGAACAGTGCTGGTCACCTACCTGACTCTCTTAGCCTGGATAATCTCAACCCTGGTCTACCAGCTCTTCGAAGGACACGGTATC